From a single Sphingosinicellaceae bacterium genomic region:
- the ppa gene encoding inorganic diphosphatase produces MDITRIPIGRTPPYDVNVIVEVPAGGEPVKYEMDKASGALFVDRFLHTAMSYPGNYGFIPHTLSMDGDPIDVLIVGETPLFPGTVVRVRPIGALVMEDEGGGDEKILAVPVDALHPIYEGIINHTDLPPLITRQIEHFFQHYKDLEKGKWVKVSHWADAEGAATMILEAIERAKG; encoded by the coding sequence ATGGATATTACCCGCATCCCGATCGGCCGCACGCCGCCCTACGACGTCAACGTGATCGTGGAGGTCCCGGCCGGCGGCGAGCCGGTCAAGTACGAGATGGACAAGGCGTCCGGCGCGCTGTTCGTCGACCGCTTCCTGCACACCGCGATGTCGTACCCCGGCAACTACGGCTTCATCCCGCACACGCTGTCGATGGACGGCGACCCGATCGACGTGCTGATCGTCGGCGAGACGCCGCTCTTTCCCGGCACGGTCGTCCGCGTCCGCCCGATCGGTGCACTGGTCATGGAGGACGAGGGCGGCGGCGACGAGAAGATCCTCGCGGTCCCCGTCGACGCCCTCCACCCGATCTACGAGGGCATCATCAACCACACCGACCTGCCCCCCCTGATCACCCGCCAGATCGAGCACTTTTTCCAGCACTACAAGGACCTGGAGAAGGGCAAGTGGGTCAAGGTCAGCCACTGGGCGGACGCCGAGGGGGCTGCGACGATGATTTTGGAGGCGATTGAGCGGGCTAAGGGGTAG
- a CDS encoding UvrD-helicase domain-containing protein, with protein sequence MNYIAIRRDAAEEIIAERSLQSTDFDEGVSLARALINGSVISAGPRIANETALNGLIIYGPNSAETRYVVIDLKQSGLFLNQSAHNVVLFIQRTLRFSIKYWDRGVLTPAERVVGGRTAAIFPFPLSQKTGFRVTIDLNPDVERLAKRNMSGRFLLVYKAGTEEGGGANETASISTFRRFLDDLVPFEAAKKQALLAEAPGHALSGLTSTTLTDLDSQIDIHQNYETWSHRLTTDQRRFAYAPLIHPARIDGPAGTGKTASLAFSAVHALKVAAEGGLEFQSIFLTHSEASRRSISTVLHAMGATPFMSEQSAIRNLRVQTLQGYCAEILRQDLSATEFVDPDAYDAKQLQSMYVEEALRQVEPEFASYKKFMSPELLSYIEDEDPDLKTSLIQHEIAVVIKGRARENLDTYKLIPSIPSGLPVRTAGDKGFLWRIYEIYRGQLVAGGQFDTDDVVLTALSQLSTPIWRRRRVRDGFDAIYVDETHLFNMNELSIFHQLTRSEDKFPIAFAVDRSQAIGDRGWTDDIDVTSLMPVAKEVSDSLRVNVNGIFRSSPDIVNLAFTITSSGASLFTNFQDPMLLAHSNMGYAEEKRASPPKYVEFVSDESMIDAAFSLAETMKDEMSSSRGGIAVVAFSDELFHTMERLASEHNKPFEVLKHRGDEDVVRRAKGSERFVLSLADYIGGLEFDGIILVGVDKGRVPPVIEGHAQSRAYMSFAAHNKLYVAVTRARYRVMVLGVKERGPSEILRAAFVAQAIT encoded by the coding sequence ATGAATTACATTGCGATCCGTCGTGACGCTGCTGAAGAAATTATAGCGGAGCGATCGCTCCAGTCGACAGACTTTGACGAAGGCGTATCATTGGCGCGCGCCTTGATCAATGGATCTGTCATCAGCGCTGGACCCCGCATCGCAAATGAGACAGCATTGAATGGATTGATTATATACGGCCCTAACTCGGCTGAGACACGCTACGTCGTTATCGATCTAAAGCAGAGCGGTTTATTCCTCAATCAGTCTGCTCACAATGTGGTCCTTTTTATACAAAGAACGCTGAGATTTTCTATTAAGTACTGGGACAGAGGCGTTCTTACTCCTGCTGAGCGTGTTGTTGGCGGCAGGACGGCTGCTATATTTCCTTTTCCGTTAAGTCAGAAGACTGGCTTCAGGGTCACAATTGACCTAAATCCAGACGTAGAGCGGCTGGCCAAGCGTAACATGTCCGGACGCTTTCTGCTCGTCTATAAGGCCGGAACTGAAGAGGGTGGCGGCGCTAATGAGACTGCAAGCATTAGTACATTTAGACGCTTTTTAGACGATCTCGTTCCGTTCGAGGCGGCGAAGAAACAGGCTCTACTAGCTGAGGCGCCTGGGCACGCCCTCAGCGGCCTGACAAGTACGACGCTCACCGATCTGGACTCACAGATTGACATACACCAGAATTACGAAACTTGGTCACATCGGCTTACAACAGACCAACGCCGGTTCGCCTATGCACCGCTTATTCACCCCGCCCGTATTGACGGTCCAGCCGGCACTGGCAAAACGGCGTCTCTCGCCTTTTCTGCAGTACACGCGTTGAAGGTTGCAGCAGAGGGCGGCTTGGAGTTTCAATCGATATTTCTTACTCATAGCGAGGCAAGTCGTAGAAGCATATCGACCGTGTTGCACGCTATGGGTGCAACACCCTTCATGTCTGAGCAGTCAGCTATTCGGAATCTAAGAGTTCAAACGCTGCAGGGTTATTGCGCAGAGATACTTAGACAAGATCTTTCTGCGACCGAGTTCGTGGATCCGGACGCCTACGATGCTAAACAACTTCAGTCGATGTATGTAGAAGAAGCGCTTCGTCAAGTGGAGCCTGAGTTCGCTAGTTATAAAAAGTTTATGTCTCCCGAACTACTTTCGTATATTGAAGACGAAGATCCGGATCTTAAAACGTCATTGATACAGCATGAGATTGCCGTTGTCATCAAGGGCCGAGCTCGAGAGAATTTAGACACCTATAAGCTCATACCATCTATTCCAAGCGGCCTTCCTGTTCGCACTGCGGGCGATAAAGGATTTCTGTGGCGAATATATGAAATCTATAGGGGACAACTCGTTGCTGGAGGTCAGTTTGATACTGACGATGTTGTACTGACTGCACTAAGTCAATTGTCGACGCCCATTTGGCGTAGGCGGCGGGTGCGTGATGGCTTTGACGCGATTTATGTTGATGAGACTCACCTTTTTAACATGAACGAACTATCGATATTTCATCAGTTGACAAGATCCGAAGACAAGTTTCCGATCGCTTTTGCAGTGGATCGTTCGCAAGCAATAGGCGATCGCGGATGGACTGATGATATTGACGTTACTTCTTTGATGCCGGTCGCAAAGGAAGTATCTGACAGTCTCCGTGTCAATGTGAATGGGATTTTCAGGTCGTCACCGGACATTGTCAATCTAGCTTTTACGATTACATCGTCCGGAGCCAGTCTATTTACCAACTTTCAAGACCCTATGCTCCTTGCTCACAGTAACATGGGATATGCAGAAGAGAAGCGCGCTTCCCCACCAAAATACGTCGAGTTTGTCAGCGACGAGTCGATGATCGACGCGGCGTTCTCGTTGGCGGAAACCATGAAGGACGAAATGTCGTCGTCTCGAGGAGGAATCGCGGTCGTTGCCTTCAGTGATGAACTGTTCCACACGATGGAGCGCTTAGCAAGCGAGCACAACAAGCCCTTTGAAGTGCTAAAACATCGAGGGGATGAAGATGTCGTGCGTCGCGCAAAGGGTAGTGAGCGTTTCGTGCTCTCGCTAGCCGACTATATCGGTGGCCTGGAGTTTGACGGAATCATCCTTGTTGGTGTTGACAAGGGTCGGGTGCCGCCCGTGATCGAGGGACATGCGCAAAGTCGCGCATACATGTCGTTTGCAGCACACAACAAACTTTATGTCGCAGTCACTAGAGCGCGATATCGGGTTATGGTTCTTGGCGTGAAGGAGCGCGGGCCTAGTGAAATATTACGTGCTGCTTTTGTAGCGCAAGCAATTACGTAG
- a CDS encoding DUF2218 domain-containing protein, with protein sequence MQATPQAVANVPTATATANVATATATANVATATATANVATTNASRYLQQLCKHWNHKFETEFDAAAGRIEFGAAALTLGAAPDALTLTLSAPAAGDVARMESVVADHLKRFAFREELAVDWQPA encoded by the coding sequence ATGCAAGCAACCCCCCAGGCCGTCGCCAACGTCCCGACCGCCACTGCGACGGCTAACGTCGCTACCGCCACTGCGACGGCCAACGTCGCCACCGCCACTGCGACGGCCAACGTCGCCACGACCAACGCCTCGCGCTACCTCCAGCAACTGTGCAAGCACTGGAACCACAAGTTCGAGACCGAGTTCGATGCCGCCGCCGGGCGCATCGAGTTCGGGGCCGCCGCCCTCACGCTCGGCGCCGCCCCCGACGCGCTGACCCTGACCCTCAGCGCGCCCGCCGCCGGCGACGTCGCCCGCATGGAAAGCGTCGTCGCCGACCACCTCAAGCGCTTCGCCTTCCGCGAGGAACTGGCGGTCGACTGGCAGCCCGCCTGA
- a CDS encoding PadR family transcriptional regulator → MFGHHRGHRGHGHDHGMGGGDEFGGRGMRHDGMRGGGMRFGGMRGGRGGRMFQHGDLRLLILALIAEAPRHGYEIIREIEARLGGAYAPSPGVVYPTLTMLEELGFVTAQATEGNKRQYTITEAGTANLAENHATVDAIFARIADAGGDGDFSPRILRAMANLRFALKLRMSRGGLAETEAAKIAAALDAAALEIERS, encoded by the coding sequence ATGTTCGGACATCACAGAGGCCATCGCGGCCACGGCCATGACCACGGCATGGGCGGCGGCGACGAGTTCGGCGGGCGCGGGATGCGGCACGACGGGATGCGCGGCGGCGGCATGCGCTTTGGCGGGATGCGGGGCGGGCGCGGCGGGCGCATGTTCCAGCACGGCGACCTCCGCCTGCTCATCCTCGCGCTGATCGCCGAGGCCCCGCGCCACGGCTACGAGATCATCCGCGAGATCGAGGCCCGCCTCGGCGGTGCCTATGCGCCCTCGCCCGGGGTCGTCTACCCGACGCTGACCATGCTCGAGGAGCTCGGCTTCGTCACCGCGCAGGCGACCGAGGGCAACAAGCGCCAGTACACCATCACCGAGGCCGGCACCGCCAACCTGGCCGAGAACCACGCCACCGTCGACGCGATCTTCGCACGCATCGCGGACGCCGGCGGCGACGGCGACTTCAGCCCCCGCATCCTCCGCGCCATGGCCAACCTCAGGTTCGCCCTCAAGCTGCGCATGTCGCGCGGCGGGCTGGCCGAGACCGAAGCCGCCAAGATCGCCGCCGCGCTCGACGCCGCCGCGCTCGAAATCGAAAGGAGCTGA